A single region of the Thunnus maccoyii chromosome 10, fThuMac1.1, whole genome shotgun sequence genome encodes:
- the LOC121905744 gene encoding transcription factor HES-7.1-A-like isoform X2 — protein sequence MKLLQDSEDAKAQRKILKPQVERRRRERMNRSLENLKTLLLQQQEETQRRIEKAEILEHTVLFLQNTTKRENTRAGGGGQKHSFQDGFSTCLQRATQFLGPEGKGVWLGAALDASFAARSDSDPAGDHRTSESSSSLVLRKSSRSFLRMLIHRSKHRLYSPLSGASCVQSHRDSRCSSTIPQQTHTVTSRVSNQNRPVSQSLWRPWP from the exons ATGAAATTGCTTCAGGACTCAGAGGACGCAAAGGCCCAAAGAAAG ATCCTCAAACCTCAAGTTGAAAGACGTCGAAGAGAGAGAATGAACCGCAGCCTGGAGAACCTTAAGACTCTTCTGCTACAGCAACAG GAAGAGACTCAGCGCAGAATAGAGAAAGCTGAGATACTGGAGCACACAGTCCTCTTCCTACAGAACACCACCAAAAGAGAAAACACGAGAGCTGGAGGTGGAGGCCAGAAACACTCCTTCCAAGATGGCTTCTCCACCTGCCTACAGAGAGCCACTCAGTTCCTGGGACCTGAGGGGAAGGGCGTGTGGCTTGGAGCAGCTCTGGATGCATCTTTCGCTGCTCGCTCAGACTCTGATCCTGCAGGCGACCACAGGACATCTGAATCTTCCAGCTCTCTGGTTCTCAGAAAGTCCTCCAGATCTTTCCTTCGCATGTTGATACACAGGTCCAAGCACAGGTTGTATTCTCCC CTCAGTGGGGCCAGTTGTGTTCAGAGCCACAGAGACTCACGTTGCTCCTCCACAATTCCCCAACAGACCCACACAGTGACGAGTCGTGTGAGCAACCAGAACCGacctgtcagtcagtctctgtgGAGACCCTGGCCCTGA
- the LOC121905744 gene encoding enhancer of split m8 protein-like isoform X1 yields MKLLQDSEDAKAQRKILKPQVERRRRERMNRSLENLKTLLLQQQEETQRRVEKAEILEHTVLFLQNTTKRENTRAGGGGQKHSFQDGFSTCLQRATQFLGPEGKGLWLGAALDASFAARLARSDSNPAGAHRTSESSSSLVLRKSSRSFLRMLIHRSKHRLYSPLSGASCVQSHRDSRCSSTIPQQTHTVTSRVSNQNRPVSQSLWRPWP; encoded by the exons ATGAAATTGCTTCAGGACTCAGAGGACGCAAAGGCCCAAAGAAAG ATCCTCAAACCTCAAGTTGAAAGACGTCGAAGAGAGAGAATGAACCGCAGCCTGGAGAACCTTAAGACTCTTCTGCTACAGCAACAG GAAGAGACTCAGCGCAGAGTAGAGAAAGCTGAGATACTGGAGCACACAGTCCTCTTCCTACAGAACACCACCAAAAGAGAAAACACGAGAGCTGGAGGTGGAGGCCAGAAACACTCCTTCCAAGATGGCTTCTCCACCTGCCTACAGAGAGCCACTCAGTTCCTGGGACCTGAGGGGAAGGGCCTGTGGCTTGGAGCAGCTCTGGATGCATCTTTCGCTGCTCGCTTGGCCCGCTCAGACTCTAATCCTGCAGGCGCCCACAGGACATCTGAATCCTCCAGCTCTCTGGTTCTCAGAAAGTCCTCCAGATCTTTCCTTCGCATGTTGATACACAGGTCCAAGCACAGGTTGTATTCTCCCCTCAGTGGGGCCAGTTGTGTTCAGAGCCACAGAGACTCACGTTGCTCCTCCACAATTCCCCAACAGACCCACACAGTGACGAGTCGTGTGAGCAACCAGAACCGacctgtcagtcagtctctgtgGAGACCCTGGCCCTGA
- the LOC121905743 gene encoding uncharacterized protein LOC121905743, protein MKLIQEAEDGANDRKFIKSQVEKRRRERMNRSLECLRTMLLQQPQQPGGNQPRVEKTEILEHTVLFLQNTAKRDNTRAGGEGQKHSFQDGFSTCLQKAAQFLGPEGKGLWLGAALDASFTARLTRSDSDSAGVQMRSEAQFSSSLPHTKSILRMLRQKSKHRLHTRAFGVNSFAHPYQLPVQQGFPRVPQQPQRHSQLEIRVERRASKQSSSQSLPVSQTLWRPWP, encoded by the exons ATGAAACTGATACAGGAAGCTGAGGATGGAGCAAACGACAGAAAG TTCATAAAATCTCAAGTGGAGAAACGGCGAAGGGAGAGGATGAACCGCAGTCTGGAGTGTCTGAGGACCATGTTGCTTCAGCAGCCACAACAACCG GGTGGGAATCAACCCAGAGTGGAGAAAACTGAGATACTGGAGCACACAGTGCTCTTCCTACAGAACACCGCCAAAAGAGACAACACGAGAGCTGGAGGTGAAGGCCAGAAACACTCCTTTCAAGACGGCTTCTCCACCTGCCTGCAGAAAGCTGCTCAGTTTCTAGGACCTGAGGGGAAGGGCCTGTGGCTTGGAGCAGCTCTGGATGCATCTTTCACTGCTCGTTTAACCCGCTCAGACTCTGATTCTGCAGGTGTCCAAATGAGAAGTGAAGCCCAGTTCTCCAGCTCTCTGCCACACACAAAGTCCATCCTTCGGATGCTGAGGCAAAAGTCCAAGCACAGATTACATACACGTGCCTTTGGTGTGAACAGTTTTGCTCATCCCTACCAACTTCCAGTCCAGCAAGGGTTTCCTAGAGTTCCCCAACAGCCTCAGAGACACAGTCAGCTTGAGATCAGGGTGGAGAGACGAGCGAGCAAGCAGAGCTCGTCTCAGAGCCTCCCGGTCAGCCAGACTTTGTGGAGGCCCTGGCCTTGA
- the LOC121906140 gene encoding enhancer of split mgamma protein-like, producing MKLLQDSEDAKAQRKILKPQVERRRRERMNRSLENLKTLLLQQQEQTQRRVEKAEILEHTVLFLQNTTKRDNTRAGGGGQKHSFQDGFSTCLQRATQFLGPEGKGLWLGAALDARFARSDSDSAGAHRTSESSSSLVLRKSSRSFLRMLIHRSKHRLYSPPLSGASCVQSHRDSRCSSTIPQQTHTVTSRVSNQNRPVSQSLWRPWP from the exons ATGAAATTGCTTCAGGACTCAGAGGACGCAAAGGCCCAAAGAAAG ATCCTCAAACCTCAAGTTGAAAGACGTCGAAGAGAGAGAATGAACCGCAGCCTGGAGAACCTTAAGACTCTTCTGCTACAGCAACAG gAACAGACTCAGCGCAGAGTAGAGAAAGCTGAGATACTGGAGCACACAGTCCTCTTCCTACAGAACACCACCAAAAGAGACAACACGAGAGCTGGAGGTGGAGGCCAGAAGCACTCCTTCCAAGATGGCTTCTCCACCTGCCTACAGAGAGCCACTCAGTTCCTGGGACCTGAGGGGAAGGGCCTGTGGCTTGGAGCAGCTCTGGATGCTCGCTTTGCCCGCTCAGACTCTGATTCTGCAGGCGCCCACAGGACATCTGAATCTTCCAGCTCTCTGGTTCTCAGAAAGTCCTCCAGATCTTTCCTTCGCATGTTGATACACAGGTCCAAGCACAGGTTGTATTCTCCCCCCCTCAGTGGGGCCAGTTGTGTTCAGAGCCACAGAGACTCACGTTGCTCCTCCACAATTCCCCAACAGACCCACACAGTGACGAGTCGAGTGAGCAACCAGAACCGACCCGTCAGTCAGTCTCTGTGGAGACCCTGGCCCTGA
- the LOC121906024 gene encoding uncharacterized protein LOC121906024, translating to MKLIQEAEDGANDRKFIKSQVEKRRRERMNRSLECLRTMLLQQPQQPGGTQPRVEKTEILEHTVLFLQNTAKRDNTRAGGEGQKHSFQDGFSTCLQKAAQFLGPEGKGLWLGAALDASFTARLTRSDSDSAGAQRRSEAQFSSSLPHTKSILRMLRQKSKHRLHTRAFGVNSFAHPYQLPVQQGFPRVPQQPQRHSQLDIRVERRASKQSSSQSLPVSQTLWRPWP from the exons ATGAAACTGATACAGGAAGCTGAGGATGGAGCAAACGACAGAAAG TTCATAAAATCTCAAGTGGAGAAACGTCGAAGGGAGAGGATGAACCGCAGTCTGGAGTGTCTGAGGACCATGTTGCTTCAGCAGCCACAACAACCG GGTGGGACTCAACCCAGAGTGGAGAAAACTGAGATACTGGAGCACACAGTGCTCTTCCTACAGAACACCGCCAAAAGAGACAACACAAGAGCTGGAGGTGAAGGCCAGAAACACTCCTTTCAAGACGGCTTCTCCACCTGCCTACAGAAAGCCGCTCAGTTTCTAGGACCTGAGGGGAAAGGCCTGTGGCTTGGAGCAGCTCTGGATGCATCTTTCACTGCTCGTTTAACCCGCTCAGACTCTGATTCTGCAGGTGCCCAAAGGAGAAGTGAAGCCCAGTTCTCCAGCTCTCTGCCACACACAAAGTCCATCCTCCGGATGCTGAGGCAAAAGTCCAAACACAGATTACATACACGTGCCTTTGGTGTGAACAGTTTTGCTCATCCCTACCAACTTCCAGTCCAGCAAGGGTTTCCTAGAGTTCCCCAACAGCCTCAGAGACACAGTCAGCTTGACATCAGGGTGGAGAGACGAGCGAGCAAGCAGAGCTCGTCTCAGAGCCTCCCAGTCAGCCAGACTTTGTGGAGGCCCTGGCCTTGA
- the pbx2 gene encoding pre-B-cell leukemia transcription factor 2 — protein MLQQQPLTGNGPSNGRGLGMSGHPGLHALNSAHQPSQHRSDGGDSGPENGHETRRDIGDILQQIMTITDQSLDEAQAKKHALNCHRMKPALFSVLCEIKEKTGLSMRNAQEEEPQDPQLVRLDNMLLAEGVAGPEKGGGAAAAVSAATSSGGMSPDSSLEHSDYKSKLSQIRSIYHTELEKYEQACTEFTTHVMNLLREQSRTRPVTPREIERMVAIIHRKFSSIQTQLKQSTCEAVMILRSRFLDARRKRRNFSKQATEVLNEYFYSHLSNPYPSEEAKEELAKSCGITVSQVSNWFGNKRIRYKKNIGKFQEEANLYAMKTALGGRQGNDSPHTPNSTGSGSFSLSGSADLFLGVPPVNGEQSTYQMGVQANGNWQGRNSPPSGNSPHSDHSENSD, from the exons AtgttgcagcagcagcctctgaCGGGCAACGGGCCCTCCAACGGCCGGGGACTCGGCATGAGTGGCCACCCCGGGTTGCATGCGCTCAACTCGGCTCACCAACCCTCCCAGCACCGGTCCGACGGAGGAGACTCGGGCCCAGAAAACGGACACGAAACCCGCAGAGATATTGGTGACATACTGCAGCAAATAATGACCATCACCGACCAAAGTTTGGACGAGGCACAAGCAAA GAAACATGCACTCAACTGTCACCGGATGAAACCTGCTTTGTTCAGCGTTTTGTGCGAGATCAAGGAAAAGACTG GCCTGTCGATGAGGAACGCCCAGGAGGAGGAGCCTCAGGATCCTCAGCTGGTGCGACTGGACAACATGCTGCTGGCAGAGGGTGTGGCGGGGCCAGAGAAGGGCGGcggggctgctgctgctgtttctgcagCCACCAGCTCGGGAGGGATGTCACCTGACAGCTCGCTTGAGCACTCCGACTACAAAAGCAAGTTGAGCCAGATTCGCAGTATCTACCACACTGAGCTGGAGAAGTATGAGCAG GCGTGCACTGAGTTCACCACCCATGTGATGAACCTGTTGAGGGAGCAGTCGCGCACACGGCCCGTGACTCCGCGGGAGATCGAGCGCATGGTGGCCATCATCCACCGCAAGTTCAGCTCGATCCAGACTCAGCTGAAGCAGAGCACTTGTGAAGCGGTTATGATCCTGAGGTCCCGCTTCCTTGACGCCAG GCGCAAGAGGCGTAACTTCAGCAAACAGGCCACAGAGGTCCTGAATGAGTATTTCTATTCCCACCTGTCCAACCCTTACCCCAGTGAAGAAGCCAAAGAGGAACTCGCCAAATCTTGCGGAATCACCGTCTCACAG gtTTCCAACTGGTTTGGCAACAAGAGAATCCGCTACAAGAAAAACATTGGCAAGTTCCAGGAGGAGGCCAACCTCTACGCCATGAAGACAGCCTTGGGGGGCAGACAGGGCAACGATTCCCCGCACACTCCCAACTCCACAG GGTCTGggtccttctctctgtctgggTCAGCTGACCTGTTCCTTGGGGTTCCACCGGTGAACGGCGAGCAGTCCACCTACCAAATGGGAGTGCAG GCTAACGGGAACTGGCAGGGTCGAAACTCGCCCCCGTCTGGCAACTCGCCCCACAGCGACCACTCGGAAAACTCTGACTGA